From the Chitinispirillum alkaliphilum genome, one window contains:
- a CDS encoding transcriptional regulator, stimulates sugar fermentation, producing the protein MKDDIYASFPDAVTGRGLKHLQTLIKAKIAGFRAVMLYIVQRGDVDLFTPAFEIDPLYAEKLKEACDAGVEIIPLQVKVTPIGIEPVKLLSYVLTNDRSGSVKFS; encoded by the coding sequence ATGAAGGATGATATCTATGCCAGTTTTCCTGATGCGGTTACAGGGCGCGGGTTAAAACATCTCCAGACGCTCATAAAGGCAAAGATAGCTGGATTCAGAGCTGTAATGCTTTACATCGTTCAGAGGGGTGATGTTGATTTGTTCACACCTGCATTCGAAATCGATCCTCTCTATGCAGAAAAGCTTAAAGAAGCATGCGACGCCGGAGTCGAGATAATACCTTTACAGGTAAAGGTCACCCCCATCGGCATAGAGCCTGTAAAACTGCTCAGCTACGTTCTTACAAATGATAGGAGTGGGTCAGTTAAATTCTCATGA
- a CDS encoding Peptidase, U32 family — translation MIAADMGKQVNRKVELLAPGGDADSVKAAICAGADAVYCGTGSFNARKRATNLSLQEIEQLAQIAKQRDCRLYLTLNTLVFDHEIAQVLTLLEKVYQLGIRVIIVQDLGLLHILKTYLPEFEVHASTQLTTHNEGQISFLNRFGVSQVNLSRELSSEEISLLCLSAHQKNIKIEVFVHGAFCISFSGQCYMSSDLCGKSGNRGECVQPCRRQYSLSNRNKNVRAVFNLKDNFLFPEADVLYNTGADSFKIEGRIKKFSYVYNVTSAWREQIDALEADKKIRREDKRLETVFNRKFTAGYLKGRIEKDMFIDSSRDQSLKFVGNVQRYWADKKTLTFQSKSELCANTEILIYTPDFTFICKGFLTKKISPVEYQFNIEHKLMGKISKGYQVFTQEFSETADKIRSIIDRVKWVKEPLKISVSGTLGSKLKVVFTSPKESLTLFSHMPITEASNRPLNREVLFSQFSRLGTTPFVLDNIEFSNLSPNCFIPQKELNRLRCEAVEKLSHNFIDPSHFNIPTVSRSASHKRKIKKAYFAENIDSISSETSCDAHVLILPNCIQEISKTADLINRNKQITPFFSSILIGKDFSNALELLKRLDGRTIMTDNTGIADSASAFGINWIAGPGFNIVNSYAVEALTQIDGFCGLFLSCEFTKKERGSVQIPPQVDLWQSINLPKTVITTRQCLIKNISGCKKKRCDKDCLKECNRSETVISSQGKRYFIVKRPGFYTVVTS, via the coding sequence ATGATTGCAGCAGATATGGGAAAACAAGTTAACAGAAAAGTAGAGCTTCTCGCACCCGGCGGGGATGCAGATAGTGTAAAAGCGGCGATTTGTGCCGGTGCTGATGCAGTGTACTGCGGAACGGGTTCATTCAATGCCAGAAAAAGAGCGACCAATCTCTCTTTGCAGGAAATAGAACAACTCGCACAAATAGCCAAACAAAGAGATTGCCGGCTCTATCTCACCCTGAACACACTTGTTTTTGATCATGAAATAGCTCAGGTTCTCACTCTTCTGGAAAAAGTGTATCAGCTTGGAATTCGTGTAATTATCGTTCAGGATCTTGGTCTTTTGCATATCCTGAAAACCTACTTGCCTGAGTTTGAAGTGCACGCTTCAACTCAGCTCACTACCCATAACGAAGGCCAGATCTCTTTTCTAAACCGTTTCGGTGTATCTCAGGTAAACCTTTCCAGAGAACTCTCCTCCGAAGAGATAAGTCTGTTATGCCTCAGTGCGCATCAAAAAAACATAAAGATAGAGGTTTTCGTGCATGGCGCATTCTGCATCTCTTTTTCCGGTCAGTGTTACATGAGCAGCGATCTGTGTGGGAAATCGGGAAACAGAGGGGAGTGTGTGCAACCATGCAGACGTCAGTACTCATTATCAAACAGAAACAAAAATGTCAGGGCGGTATTTAACCTCAAGGATAATTTTCTCTTTCCCGAAGCCGACGTTCTCTATAATACTGGTGCAGACTCTTTCAAAATAGAAGGAAGAATTAAAAAGTTCTCCTATGTATACAATGTAACATCCGCATGGAGAGAACAGATCGATGCATTGGAGGCAGACAAGAAAATCCGTCGTGAAGATAAAAGGCTTGAAACAGTATTTAACAGAAAATTCACTGCCGGGTATCTTAAGGGCCGCATAGAAAAGGACATGTTCATCGATTCTTCACGGGATCAGTCCCTTAAGTTTGTTGGAAACGTACAGCGGTACTGGGCAGATAAAAAAACCCTCACATTCCAATCAAAATCAGAGCTATGCGCCAATACTGAAATTCTCATATACACACCGGATTTTACATTCATTTGTAAAGGTTTTCTTACCAAAAAAATCTCTCCCGTTGAATATCAGTTTAATATTGAGCATAAACTCATGGGCAAAATCAGCAAGGGATACCAGGTATTTACTCAGGAGTTTTCCGAAACTGCCGATAAGATCAGGTCAATAATAGACAGAGTAAAATGGGTAAAGGAACCATTAAAGATAAGTGTATCCGGCACATTGGGTTCAAAGCTCAAGGTCGTATTTACATCTCCGAAGGAAAGCTTGACTTTGTTTTCCCATATGCCCATTACCGAGGCATCTAACAGGCCTCTAAACCGTGAGGTTCTTTTTTCTCAGTTTTCAAGACTGGGCACGACCCCTTTTGTGCTGGACAACATTGAGTTTTCGAACCTTTCTCCCAACTGTTTTATTCCGCAAAAAGAACTCAATCGCTTGAGATGTGAAGCTGTTGAAAAACTCAGCCACAATTTTATAGATCCCTCCCATTTCAATATCCCCACCGTTTCCCGCTCCGCTTCACATAAAAGAAAGATTAAAAAAGCATATTTTGCAGAAAACATAGATTCAATCAGTTCAGAGACAAGCTGTGATGCACATGTTTTAATTCTTCCAAATTGCATACAGGAAATCAGCAAAACTGCAGACCTGATAAACAGAAACAAACAAATCACACCGTTCTTCAGTTCAATTCTCATAGGGAAGGATTTCTCAAATGCCTTAGAACTTCTGAAAAGACTGGATGGAAGAACAATTATGACAGATAATACCGGCATTGCAGATTCTGCTTCCGCGTTTGGCATAAACTGGATTGCCGGCCCCGGATTTAACATTGTAAACTCTTATGCAGTAGAAGCTCTGACACAGATAGACGGTTTTTGCGGCCTGTTTCTCTCTTGTGAGTTTACTAAAAAAGAGAGAGGGTCTGTTCAGATACCACCCCAGGTTGACCTGTGGCAATCTATCAACTTACCCAAAACAGTCATAACAACTCGTCAATGCCTTATCAAAAACATATCAGGTTGTAAAAAAAAGAGATGTGACAAAGATTGCTTGAAGGAGTGCAACCGATCGGAAACGGTAATAAGCTCTCAGGGTAAACGTTACTTTATTGTAAAAAGGCCTGGTTTCTATACAGTTGTAACATCCTGA